One genomic segment of Naumovozyma castellii chromosome 7, complete genome includes these proteins:
- the RHO5 gene encoding Rho family GTPase RHO5 (ancestral locus Anc_2.75) translates to MRQIKTVIVGDGAVGKTSLLISYTTNTFPQDYIPTVFDNYSTTISLRDPFLSRESLANENENDHLELFKLNLWDTAGQEEYDRLRPLSYPQTDVFLICFSVAELSSFENVVDKWLPEIKQNANVESSELFLQFGKLPIMLIGTKADLRDDEAVQKKLQETNSQFITRDQIDQVVDKYGFLGYVECSAATQMGVREVFEKAVQYVVFEPERLRRTERVKAKELEEQKRKDQQKQHEKENKVPAKSKESSKQQQHPPPQKKINKPKTSSHTQHSTKSKKQGKSKKSSGDCIIL, encoded by the coding sequence ATGAGACAGATCAAAACAGTCATAGTGGGCGACGGGGCAGTCGGGAAAACATCCCTCCTGATCTCCTACACCACCAACACCTTCCCTCAGGACTACATCCCCACCGTCTTCGACAACTACTCCACCACCATCTCCCTGAGGGACCCCTTCCTCTCCAGGGAATCCCTGGCCAACGAGAACGAGAACGACCATCTGGAACTGTTCAAGTTGAACCTCTGGGATACCGCCGGCCAGGAGGAATACGACAGATTGAGACCCCTCTCATACCCACAAACGGACGTCTTCCTCATTTGTTTCTCCGTCGCTGAACTCTCCAGTTTCGAGAACGTCGTGGATAAGTGGCTCCCGGAGATCAAACAGAACGCTAACGTCGAGAGCTCGGAATTGTTCTTGCAATTTGGCAAGTTGCCCATCATGTTGATTGGCACAAAGGCGGATTTGAGAGATGATGAAGCGGTGCAGAAGAAATTGCAAGAGACAAACTCACAGTTCATTACGAGGGACCAGATCGATCAAGTCGTCGACAAGTATGGGTTCTTGGGGTACGTGGAATGTTCCGCTGCTACTCAGATGGGTGTGAGAGAAGTCTTTGAGAAGGCCGTGCAATATGTGGTTTTTGAACCTGAAAGATTGAGAAGAACTGAAAGGGTGAAGGCTAAGGAGTTGGAGGAACAGAAAAGAAAGGACCAACAAAAGCAACACGAGAAGGAGAATAAAGTCCCTGCAAAGAGTAAAGAATCATcgaaacaacaacaacatccTCCTCctcagaagaagatcaacAAACCAAAGACATCATCACACACTCAGCACTCTACgaaatcaaagaaacaagGAAAATCGAAAAAGAGTTCAGGAGATTGTATTATCTTGTAA